In Tenrec ecaudatus isolate mTenEca1 chromosome 4, mTenEca1.hap1, whole genome shotgun sequence, a single window of DNA contains:
- the LOC142446463 gene encoding olfactory receptor 10AG1-like produces the protein MHFVLLGFSDLSNLQGFLFGVFFFMYMIVIVGNSLIIILTRLDPALQKPMYFFLANLSSLEICYVSVIIPRMLVNLWTQNRSISFLECATQLCFFLMLGATECFLLAVMAYDRYVAICNPLHYPLVMNQKACVQLAVGSWVIGIPVQIGQTAQIFSLDFCASNQINHFFCDMPPIIQLACGDTSIHETFVYIVVMVIATITVVVILASYSKIISTILKLPTASGRTKAFSTCSSHLLVVVLFFGSASITYFRPKSLHSPGPDKVISLFYTIVTPIFNPMIYSLRNKDVIAALRKLLFKK, from the coding sequence ATGCACTTTGTCCTGCTGGGATTCTCAGACCTTTCAAATCTCCAAGGTTTTTTATTTGGagtgttcttcttcatgtacaTGATCGTCATAGTTGGGAATAGCCTCATCATCATATTAACCAGACTTGATCCTGCATTACAGAAGCCCATGTACTTTTTCCTGGCAAATTTGTCCTCATTGGAAATCTGTTATGTATCAGTCATCATCCCCAGGATGCTTGTGAATCTTTGGACTCAAAATAGAAGCATTTCTTTCCTGGAATGTGCCACCCAGCTCTGCTTCTTTCTTATGCTGGGGGCCACAGAGTGCTTCCTCCTGGCTGTGATGGcttatgaccgctatgtggccatctgtaaCCCTCTGCACTACCCTCTAGTCATGAACCAAAAGGCGTGTGTCCAGCTAGCAGTTGGCTCCTGGGTCATTGGAATTCCAGTCCAGATCGGACAAACAGCTCAGATTTTCTCTCTGGATTTTTGTGCTTCAAACCAAATTAACCACTTCTTCTGTGATATGCCACCAATTATTCAGTTGGCCTGTGGGGACACTTCCATTCATGAGACATTTGTTTACATCGTAGTTATGGTTATTGCTACAATTACTGTTGTGGTAATCCTGGCTTCCTACAGCAAAATCATCTCCACCATCCTGAAGTTGCCAACTGCCTCAGGAAGAACtaaagccttctccacctgtTCCTCCCACCTGCTGGTTGTGGTTTTATTCTTTGGATCTGCCTCTATCACTTATTTCAGACCCAAATCCTTACATTCCCCTGGACCAGACAAAGTAATTTCCCTTTTCTACACCATTGTGACTCCAATATTCAACCCCATGATATACAGTCTCAGGAACAAGGATGTTATTGCTGCACTGAGAAAATTATTGTTTAAAAAGTAG